One window from the genome of Leucobacter aridicollis encodes:
- a CDS encoding undecaprenyl-diphosphate phosphatase, with the protein MGIFEAIILGIVQGLTEFLPVSSSAHLRVTSELLGIGDAGAAFTAITQIGTEAAVIVFFWRDIVRIIGRWFKSLSGKTVPRNDPDAKMGWWIILGTVPIVVLGLLFQDAIETTLRSLWFTAISLIVFGLLLGVADRVGQKVRPIEKLTWKHGLIYGFAQAASLIPGVSRSGGTITAGLFMGYKREAAARYSFLLAIPAVLGSGFYQVFKVIKAPEAQTPWSMTIIATVVAFVIALVVIGFFMRYISKRSFMPFVIYRVLIGVVIIVLLITGVLTPGGEVPAIAFQDGVQ; encoded by the coding sequence ATGGGTATTTTCGAGGCGATCATCCTCGGCATCGTGCAGGGGCTCACAGAGTTTCTGCCGGTTTCATCGAGCGCTCACCTCCGGGTGACGAGTGAACTGCTCGGTATCGGAGATGCGGGTGCGGCATTCACCGCAATCACCCAGATCGGCACTGAGGCGGCGGTAATCGTGTTCTTCTGGCGCGACATCGTGCGCATCATCGGCAGGTGGTTCAAATCCCTGTCTGGCAAGACTGTGCCGCGCAACGACCCAGACGCGAAGATGGGCTGGTGGATCATTCTCGGCACCGTGCCGATCGTGGTGCTCGGGCTGCTGTTCCAGGACGCAATCGAAACGACACTTCGCTCGCTCTGGTTCACCGCGATCTCCCTCATCGTGTTCGGCCTCCTGCTCGGCGTTGCCGATAGGGTCGGCCAGAAGGTTCGTCCCATCGAGAAGCTCACCTGGAAGCACGGCCTGATCTACGGCTTTGCCCAGGCCGCCTCGCTCATTCCAGGTGTCTCGCGCTCAGGCGGTACGATCACCGCCGGCCTCTTCATGGGCTACAAACGTGAGGCCGCCGCGCGCTACTCGTTCCTGCTCGCGATCCCCGCTGTGCTCGGCTCGGGCTTTTACCAGGTCTTCAAGGTCATCAAGGCGCCCGAGGCGCAGACGCCGTGGAGCATGACGATCATCGCGACGGTCGTCGCCTTTGTGATCGCCCTCGTGGTTATTGGCTTCTTCATGCGTTACATCTCAAAACGGAGCTTTATGCCGTTCGTGATCTACCGCGTGCTCATCGGTGTCGTCATCATTGTGCTGCTCATCACCGGCGTGCTCACCCCCGGCGGCGAGGTTCCCGCGATCGCGTTCCAGGATGGTGTGCAGTGA
- the mshC gene encoding cysteine--1-D-myo-inosityl 2-amino-2-deoxy-alpha-D-glucopyranoside ligase — translation MRTWTPPIVPELPGAGEAPKLFNTAKGRLEHPAIQDDRATLYVCGLTPYDATHIGHAFTYLTFDIMQRAWRDAGIETVYAQNITDIDDPLLERANATNVDWRALADEQIGLYRSDMHRIGMIPPTHFVAVTEAIDEIADGVNRLMELGYAYRVPTPESEAGDDIYFDVRGAQQQSQWRLGDVAPYERALLETLSAERGGDPEREGKRDVLDPLLWRAAREGEPSWGSVVGEGRPGWHIECTVIAQQALGDLFTVQGGGHDLVFPHHEFTAAHATALSGKPLAHAYCHAALVSYDGHKMSKSRGNLVFVSKLLDGTHAGHAVDPSAIRLALLANHYRSEWEWFDSDLERAERRLAAWREGLERESAEPASSAAVLQQLRAALANDLDTPVMLATLDAALDAGVDDPCLVANAVQALLGVRLQPEE, via the coding sequence GTGAGAACATGGACTCCGCCGATAGTTCCTGAGCTTCCCGGGGCTGGCGAAGCGCCCAAGCTCTTCAACACGGCAAAGGGACGGCTTGAGCACCCAGCGATCCAGGACGATCGCGCCACACTCTACGTTTGCGGACTCACACCGTACGACGCGACGCACATCGGGCACGCCTTCACATACCTGACATTCGACATCATGCAGCGTGCCTGGCGCGACGCCGGCATCGAGACTGTCTACGCGCAGAACATTACCGACATCGACGACCCGCTTCTCGAGCGTGCGAACGCGACAAACGTCGACTGGCGGGCGCTTGCCGACGAGCAAATCGGGCTGTACCGCTCGGACATGCACCGGATCGGGATGATCCCTCCCACGCATTTTGTCGCAGTGACCGAGGCGATCGACGAGATCGCGGACGGCGTGAACCGACTCATGGAACTCGGATACGCCTATCGCGTACCCACACCGGAGTCGGAGGCCGGCGACGACATCTACTTTGACGTCCGAGGCGCGCAGCAGCAGTCGCAGTGGCGGCTTGGCGACGTCGCGCCCTACGAGCGCGCGCTGCTCGAGACGCTAAGCGCCGAGCGCGGGGGTGACCCAGAGCGCGAGGGCAAGCGAGACGTCCTCGATCCGCTGCTGTGGCGCGCGGCGCGCGAGGGGGAGCCGAGCTGGGGCTCAGTCGTCGGCGAGGGCCGGCCAGGCTGGCACATCGAGTGCACGGTCATCGCCCAGCAGGCGCTCGGAGACCTGTTTACCGTGCAGGGCGGTGGCCACGACCTCGTCTTCCCGCACCACGAGTTCACGGCTGCACACGCGACGGCGCTCTCGGGTAAGCCGCTCGCGCACGCATACTGCCACGCTGCGCTCGTATCGTACGACGGACACAAAATGTCGAAGTCGCGTGGCAACCTTGTCTTCGTGTCGAAGCTGCTCGATGGCACGCACGCAGGCCACGCTGTCGACCCATCGGCGATCCGGCTCGCACTGCTCGCAAACCACTACCGGAGCGAGTGGGAGTGGTTCGACAGCGACCTCGAGCGCGCCGAGCGTCGGCTCGCTGCCTGGCGAGAGGGGCTCGAACGCGAGAGCGCCGAGCCGGCCTCGTCCGCTGCGGTGCTCCAACAGCTTCGCGCCGCCCTCGCAAACGACCTCGACACGCCAGTCATGCTCGCGACGCTCGACGCAGCCCTCGACGCGGGTGTCGACGATCCCTGCCTCGTCGCGAACGCCGTCCAGGCACTGCTCGGCGTCAGGCTGCAGCCGGAGGAGTAG
- a CDS encoding PAC2 family protein, protein MNDSSAPDLAPRVLIAAFQGWSDAGDATSEAVQHLIKLQKAELLHVIGGESFVDLQLQRPRMYRDESGRRTIDWPDTRLYGTVHRPGQDAQLSQTSDADAITRIDGSPVLDLFFLPGYEPGRDWENFADEVVELAEVWGVDLVVLLGSMYSDAPHSRPIITTVTAEDPEVRERYGAERSDYEGPVGIVTAIEMALETATIASLALWVQVPHYVHSAPSPKATLAILDKLEELLDIVIPRGELFAQATDWESNINRIAENDDDMTRYIRSLEEARDDALAAETTGDALAAEFEKFLEQDARGDADEPSDQSDQDQDPEAPQPER, encoded by the coding sequence GTGAATGATTCTTCAGCCCCAGACCTCGCACCGCGCGTGCTCATCGCTGCGTTCCAGGGATGGAGCGACGCTGGTGACGCTACGTCTGAGGCGGTGCAGCATCTCATCAAGCTGCAGAAGGCGGAGCTGTTGCACGTGATCGGCGGCGAGAGCTTCGTCGATCTGCAGCTGCAGCGGCCGCGCATGTACCGCGACGAGAGTGGCCGGCGCACGATCGACTGGCCCGACACGCGCTTGTACGGGACCGTGCACAGGCCGGGACAGGACGCACAGCTGTCTCAGACGAGCGACGCCGATGCGATCACCCGGATCGACGGCTCGCCTGTGCTCGACCTCTTCTTCCTCCCGGGGTACGAGCCTGGGAGGGACTGGGAGAACTTCGCCGACGAGGTCGTCGAACTCGCCGAAGTGTGGGGTGTCGACCTTGTCGTGCTCCTCGGCTCGATGTACTCGGACGCCCCGCACTCACGCCCCATCATCACGACTGTGACGGCAGAGGACCCCGAGGTGCGGGAGCGCTACGGGGCAGAACGAAGTGACTACGAAGGCCCCGTCGGGATTGTGACTGCAATCGAGATGGCGCTTGAAACCGCGACTATTGCGAGCCTCGCTCTCTGGGTGCAGGTGCCCCACTACGTGCACTCGGCGCCATCACCAAAGGCGACGCTCGCGATCCTCGACAAGCTAGAGGAGCTGCTAGACATCGTGATCCCCCGCGGCGAGCTCTTCGCGCAGGCGACCGATTGGGAATCGAACATCAACCGCATCGCCGAAAACGATGACGACATGACGCGCTACATTCGCAGCCTCGAGGAGGCGCGCGACGACGCGCTCGCTGCGGAGACGACTGGCGATGCTCTCGCCGCCGAGTTCGAGAAGTTCCTCGAGCAGGATGCGCGCGGCGATGCCGACGAGCCTAGTGACCAATCGGACCAGGATCAGGATCCCGAGGCGCCCCAGCCTGAGCGCTGA